A single window of Arcobacter venerupis DNA harbors:
- a CDS encoding TolC family protein, with protein MHKIYLFLLFSTLTYAQSVNFDKVLEQTLKNSKDLKQQELNFDSSKLDSKMIDSINYGKLSITEEISRTNHAGYVFNSKLSSREATFNDFGAGQFQGSNSLNVQPDNLNYPDARNNFNTKLIYEIPLFTGFKLSNQKDILKLQEKANEIKYNLDKKELSLEVLKAYNSAVVAKDFTKALEKAKIAIMQISKSALAFHKEGLTTKIDVNEAKVYELNINSQLIEASNNFQLALAYLRFLSSDDSISDVEALENISFEIPQENLLYTQALESRDEIKIQDIQINASKKNIDIANSAYYPSVYSHLEYGFNDDTLTLDDDKDYYMALVGVNLTLFDNTRNIEKQKSKIEYAKASLNKEKLKDAIKLELKKTTLNLETKEKILKEKMEAKNLANEVLEQSKLLYQNHLISMTTLLSQEANYRKQEALLIEARYEKSLALAKINLALGKNINKENKQ; from the coding sequence ATGCATAAGATTTATTTATTTTTATTGTTTTCAACTTTAACTTATGCTCAAAGTGTAAACTTTGATAAAGTTTTAGAGCAAACTTTAAAAAACAGTAAAGATTTAAAACAACAAGAGCTAAATTTTGACTCTTCTAAACTAGATTCAAAAATGATTGACTCAATAAATTATGGAAAACTTTCAATCACTGAAGAGATAAGCAGAACAAATCATGCAGGATATGTTTTTAATTCGAAATTATCTTCAAGGGAAGCTACATTTAACGATTTTGGTGCAGGTCAATTTCAAGGTTCAAACTCTTTAAATGTTCAACCAGATAATTTAAACTATCCAGATGCTAGAAACAACTTTAATACAAAATTAATTTATGAGATTCCTTTATTTACAGGTTTTAAACTCTCAAATCAAAAAGATATTTTAAAACTACAAGAAAAAGCAAATGAAATAAAATACAATCTTGATAAAAAAGAGTTAAGTTTAGAAGTTCTAAAAGCTTATAATAGTGCAGTTGTTGCAAAAGATTTTACAAAAGCTTTAGAAAAAGCCAAAATTGCAATAATGCAAATTTCAAAATCAGCACTTGCTTTTCATAAAGAGGGATTAACTACCAAAATAGATGTAAACGAAGCTAAAGTTTATGAATTAAATATAAACTCTCAATTAATTGAAGCTAGCAATAATTTCCAATTAGCTTTGGCATATTTGAGATTTTTATCATCAGATGACTCAATCAGTGATGTTGAAGCTCTTGAAAATATAAGTTTTGAAATACCACAAGAAAATCTGCTTTATACCCAAGCTTTAGAAAGTAGAGATGAAATTAAAATACAAGATATTCAAATCAATGCAAGTAAAAAAAATATTGATATTGCAAATTCTGCTTATTACCCAAGTGTTTATTCCCATTTAGAATATGGATTTAATGATGATACATTAACCTTAGATGATGATAAAGACTACTATATGGCACTTGTTGGAGTAAATCTTACTTTATTTGATAATACAAGAAATATTGAAAAACAAAAAAGCAAAATTGAGTATGCTAAAGCTTCATTAAATAAAGAAAAATTAAAAGATGCCATAAAATTAGAATTAAAAAAGACCACTTTAAATCTTGAAACAAAAGAGAAAATTCTAAAAGAAAAAATGGAAGCTAAAAATCTTGCAAATGAAGTATTAGAACAATCAAAACTTCTATATCAAAATCATCTAATTTCTATGACAACCCTACTTTCTCAAGAGGCAAATTATAGAAAACAAGAAGCTTTATTGATTGAAGCTAGATATGAAAAATCTTTAGCACTAGCTAAAATAAATCTTGCTTTAGGAAAAAATATAAATAAGGAAAATAAACAATGA
- a CDS encoding efflux RND transporter permease subunit, whose translation MNNNLNKDLNIAGRLSLVFINHPLTFIFGVFILALGYISLLIMPREENPQIKVSGGVVIVALPEGSPSEIQKVIIEPLEKKIKEIKGVENIYSYAKDSVGIVQVQYFIGQDKEASNLKLYDQVMRNMDLMPQNAMQPIIKTMDIDTDIPIATIAFYSDKENDKDLISQTQLYNEINKITKELNKIKDVALVDLKGEKKEQFNVMVDANKLSSYNLSLGQVMKQIQGLSYKTPNITTNTQNSSIVVFGIKQAVENVKDLENLIISYNFQTPIYLKDIAKIEKSYDIQNKKEALIYLRDVIEDFEETNQITLSASKLKGGNSVTINKEIFEYMDSIKDDLLAKKIKYTITRDDGYTANNAVNELVSNLLISIVIIAILLIFTLGLKEAMIVSLMVPMILSLTLFTGLVINESINRITLFALIVSLGMLVDAAIIVIENIHRHKLESPHLDISIVSINATNEIGNATNIATIAIIMTFIPMFFVGGMMGQFMHPLPVFVPISLAMSLFVAYAFTPYLVKKFL comes from the coding sequence ATGAATAATAATTTGAATAAAGATTTAAATATAGCTGGAAGATTGTCACTTGTTTTTATAAATCATCCACTAACATTCATCTTTGGTGTTTTTATTTTAGCCTTAGGATATATCTCACTTTTAATAATGCCAAGGGAAGAGAATCCACAAATAAAAGTAAGTGGTGGTGTGGTAATCGTAGCACTTCCAGAAGGAAGCCCAAGCGAAATTCAAAAGGTAATAATTGAACCACTTGAAAAAAAAATAAAAGAGATAAAAGGTGTTGAAAATATTTACTCTTATGCCAAAGATTCAGTGGGAATCGTGCAAGTTCAATACTTTATAGGTCAAGATAAAGAGGCTTCAAATCTAAAACTTTATGATCAAGTTATGAGGAATATGGATTTAATGCCTCAAAATGCAATGCAACCAATAATTAAAACTATGGATATAGACACAGATATTCCAATTGCTACAATTGCATTTTATAGTGATAAAGAAAATGACAAAGATTTGATTTCACAAACCCAGCTTTACAATGAAATAAATAAAATCACTAAAGAGCTAAATAAGATTAAAGATGTTGCATTAGTGGATTTAAAAGGTGAAAAAAAAGAGCAATTTAATGTAATGGTTGATGCAAATAAATTATCATCTTATAACCTTTCATTGGGGCAAGTTATGAAACAAATCCAAGGGCTTTCATATAAAACTCCAAATATTACAACAAATACTCAAAACTCTTCAATAGTTGTTTTTGGAATAAAACAAGCCGTTGAAAATGTAAAAGATTTAGAAAATCTAATCATTTCTTACAACTTTCAAACGCCTATTTATTTAAAAGATATTGCAAAAATTGAGAAGTCTTATGATATTCAAAATAAAAAAGAGGCTTTGATTTATTTAAGAGATGTAATAGAAGATTTTGAAGAAACAAATCAAATTACACTTAGTGCTTCAAAATTAAAAGGTGGAAACTCAGTTACCATAAATAAAGAGATTTTTGAATATATGGATTCAATAAAAGATGATTTATTAGCAAAAAAAATAAAATATACTATCACAAGAGATGACGGATATACTGCGAATAATGCAGTAAATGAGCTTGTTTCAAATCTGCTGATTTCTATTGTGATTATTGCTATTTTACTTATTTTTACACTTGGATTAAAAGAGGCAATGATTGTATCTTTAATGGTTCCAATGATTTTATCTTTGACACTATTTACTGGATTAGTTATCAATGAATCAATAAATAGAATCACACTTTTTGCTTTAATTGTATCTTTGGGAATGTTAGTTGATGCTGCAATCATTGTAATTGAAAATATTCATCGACATAAACTTGAATCACCTCATTTAGACATTTCAATTGTTTCAATAAATGCTACAAATGAAATAGGAAATGCCACAAATATTGCAACAATTGCAATTATAATGACTTTTATTCCTATGTTTTTTGTAGGTGGAATGATGGGGCAATTTATGCACCCTCTTCCTGTTTTTGTGCCTATTTCTTTAGCTATGTCACTTTTTGTGGCTTATGCCTTTACACCTTATTTAGTTAAAAAATTTTTATAG
- a CDS encoding efflux RND transporter periplasmic adaptor subunit, producing the protein MIKIFLTTIFCINLFASQLELSGTVVSDNEKIISSRNMGFIKEVYVSEGSTVKKGDILYEIDSSSIDSNKKELELNLQILQNQLQNLELNHSRYKRLQEQDLVSKYDLEQIELNVMNTKNMIAITKTKQKEINAQYDYLKIKAPNDGLIIKKSIKAGEMAMPSFPAFVLTDLSSLLIKADISETNLNDVKINQEVNIEIPSQNFKTKGKIEAIIPNMAGMTHSFVLKISFDKGNYNIYPGMYSKISMDIK; encoded by the coding sequence ATGATAAAAATATTTCTAACAACTATTTTTTGTATAAATTTATTCGCTTCACAGCTTGAACTTTCTGGAACTGTGGTTTCTGATAATGAAAAAATTATCTCAAGCAGAAACATGGGTTTTATAAAAGAAGTTTATGTATCAGAGGGTTCAACTGTAAAAAAAGGCGATATTTTATATGAAATCGACTCTTCTTCTATTGATTCAAATAAAAAAGAGTTAGAATTAAATCTTCAAATTTTACAAAATCAATTACAAAATTTAGAATTAAATCATAGCAGATATAAAAGATTACAAGAGCAAGATTTAGTTTCAAAATATGATTTAGAACAAATTGAGTTAAATGTAATGAATACAAAAAATATGATAGCTATTACAAAAACAAAACAAAAAGAGATAAATGCTCAGTATGATTATTTAAAAATCAAAGCTCCAAATGATGGTTTAATTATCAAAAAATCAATAAAAGCAGGTGAAATGGCAATGCCAAGTTTCCCAGCTTTTGTACTTACTGATTTATCATCTCTTTTAATAAAAGCTGATATTTCTGAAACAAATTTAAATGACGTAAAAATAAATCAAGAAGTAAATATTGAAATTCCTTCACAAAATTTTAAAACAAAAGGAAAAATAGAAGCAATTATTCCAAATATGGCTGGAATGACTCACTCTTTTGTGCTTAAAATTTCTTTTGATAAAGGAAATTACAATATCTATCCAGGAATGTATTCAAAAATCTCAATGGATATAAAATAG